From Deltaproteobacteria bacterium, a single genomic window includes:
- a CDS encoding ABC transporter permease: MKSASERKTWQIFVSIGSFFAVILLWEVVCRMGLIEPIFLPAPSQVLTRAIRMIEQGAFFEHILASGRRVMVGFLLAGFLAIPFGIFLGTSPFFKAVFDPIISLLRPLPSMSWIPLSLLWLGITETQKYSIVFMGSFAPSLLYVIEATRNVDPVLIRAAQNLGAGRKDLIKEVILPAALPQIIAGLKVMLGIAWTCVIAAELVAARNGLGFMIMNGKEYFQTDTVLLGMLLISLTVMGIDGIFRIFERRVLPWIP; encoded by the coding sequence ATGAAAAGCGCATCCGAGAGAAAAACATGGCAAATCTTCGTGAGCATCGGTTCCTTCTTCGCAGTGATCCTCCTCTGGGAGGTGGTCTGCAGGATGGGGCTCATCGAACCGATCTTTCTCCCGGCCCCATCGCAGGTGCTGACCCGCGCCATCCGGATGATCGAGCAGGGCGCTTTCTTCGAGCATATTCTGGCATCGGGGAGGCGGGTGATGGTCGGCTTTCTCCTGGCGGGCTTCCTGGCCATCCCTTTCGGCATTTTTTTAGGAACCTCCCCATTTTTCAAAGCGGTTTTTGATCCGATCATCTCCCTTTTGAGGCCGCTTCCCTCCATGAGCTGGATCCCCCTGTCTCTCCTGTGGTTAGGGATTACGGAAACGCAAAAATATTCCATTGTGTTCATGGGGTCCTTTGCACCGTCGCTTCTGTATGTGATCGAGGCCACCAGGAATGTCGATCCGGTCCTGATCCGGGCGGCCCAGAATCTGGGGGCCGGCCGCAAGGACCTGATCAAAGAGGTGATTTTGCCGGCGGCCCTGCCGCAGATTATCGCCGGTCTCAAGGTGATGCTGGGTATCGCCTGGACGTGCGTCATTGCAGCGGAGCTGGTAGCCGCCCGAAATGGACTCGGATTCATGATCATGAATGGCAAGGAGTACTTTCAGACCGACACGGTCCTTTTGGGGATGCTCCTGATCAGCCTCACAGTCATGGGGATCGATGGGATCTTCCGGATCTTCGAGCGGAGAGTATTGCCTTGGATTCCCTGA
- a CDS encoding ABC transporter substrate-binding protein, which translates to MGWVFMVVCVLCRPVPVTAGQRLEQKNVVYGGSSWLGHYPVWVGIKNGVFQQKGLEVQFQQFHASSGRMGSLVGDHLDFASTGSISAIALMAAGVKRFSIIGTQDSYATVEGIIAREGIPSVKALKGKKLAVTFASSAHVLVLDVLKTEGLDPKRDIHLINLKVSEMPAAFKSGEVDACAAWTPVFNRLLAMKRAHLLLNDTQFSLFKEFGLGPGPDVLVVRNAFARKCPNTTRAFIEGYFQSVSELKDQPEACARVLTGLTRLDLKDQVNVLKDITWYPLDAQSRLMVNPGSFVAGLQKLADFLFEKGQIDRSPRVRKWIDPNLLPGG; encoded by the coding sequence ATGGGGTGGGTTTTTATGGTGGTTTGTGTGCTTTGCAGACCCGTTCCCGTCACTGCCGGACAGCGACTGGAACAGAAGAACGTGGTCTATGGCGGGTCGAGCTGGCTCGGTCATTATCCGGTGTGGGTGGGCATCAAAAACGGGGTATTTCAGCAAAAGGGGCTTGAGGTGCAGTTCCAGCAGTTCCACGCCTCCTCCGGCAGAATGGGATCTCTTGTGGGAGACCACCTCGATTTTGCATCGACCGGCTCCATTTCCGCCATCGCCCTGATGGCGGCCGGGGTTAAGCGCTTTTCCATTATCGGCACCCAGGATTCCTACGCGACGGTGGAGGGGATCATCGCAAGAGAAGGGATACCCTCAGTGAAAGCGCTTAAAGGCAAGAAACTCGCTGTTACATTTGCCTCCAGCGCCCATGTGCTTGTCCTGGACGTCTTGAAAACAGAAGGGCTGGACCCGAAAAGAGATATTCACCTGATCAACCTGAAGGTCTCGGAGATGCCGGCCGCATTCAAATCCGGGGAGGTGGATGCATGCGCCGCCTGGACGCCTGTATTCAACAGACTCCTCGCCATGAAAAGGGCACATCTCCTTCTAAATGATACCCAGTTCAGCCTGTTCAAAGAATTCGGCCTGGGGCCGGGGCCTGACGTGCTGGTGGTGAGAAATGCATTCGCCAGGAAATGCCCCAACACCACCCGGGCCTTTATTGAAGGCTATTTCCAGAGCGTATCCGAGCTGAAAGATCAACCCGAGGCCTGCGCCAGGGTCCTTACCGGATTGACCCGGCTCGATCTGAAGGACCAGGTCAACGTGCTCAAGGACATTACCTGGTATCCGCTGGATGCGCAAAGCAGGTTGATGGTCAACCCCGGATCATTTGTGGCCGGCCTTCAAAAACTGGCTGATTTCTTGTTTGAAAAAGGACAGATCGATCGATCCCCCCGTGTCCGGAAATGGATCGATCCCAACCTCTTGCCTGGGGGGTAG
- a CDS encoding type II toxin-antitoxin system RelE/ParE family toxin: MEIREYIDRQGRSTYANWFNGLNAQAAAKVVAALVRMAQGNVSNAEGVGEGIFEWRIDLGPGYRVYFGKDGDELIILLGGGTKKRQQNDIQNVRMVWKEYKERKRQEG; encoded by the coding sequence ATCGAAATCCGCGAATATATTGATCGTCAAGGGCGCAGCACCTATGCCAACTGGTTTAATGGCTTGAATGCGCAGGCCGCTGCCAAAGTGGTGGCTGCCCTGGTGCGCATGGCGCAAGGCAATGTGTCCAATGCCGAAGGGGTTGGAGAAGGTATTTTCGAATGGCGGATAGATTTGGGACCCGGATATCGCGTCTATTTCGGAAAAGATGGAGATGAACTCATCATCCTTCTTGGTGGCGGTACAAAGAAACGCCAGCAAAATGATATCCAGAACGTCCGGATGGTGTGGAAAGAATACAAGGAAAGGAAGCGACAGGAGGGCTAA
- a CDS encoding transcriptional regulator, whose product MALTVDFKETVKDRVERDPGFREELLKEGVECLLGGEVDVGKAILRDFINATIGFDVLGSLTDKSPKSLMRMLGPKGNPQARNLFEIIAHLQKREGIRFEVRTVR is encoded by the coding sequence ATGGCGCTTACAGTTGATTTTAAGGAAACCGTCAAAGACAGGGTTGAACGTGATCCGGGCTTCCGCGAGGAACTGCTCAAAGAGGGTGTCGAGTGCCTCCTTGGCGGTGAAGTGGATGTTGGCAAGGCCATATTACGCGATTTCATTAATGCCACCATCGGGTTTGATGTTCTGGGATCACTTACAGATAAATCACCAAAGAGCCTGATGCGTATGCTGGGCCCGAAGGGCAACCCTCAGGCCCGGAATCTTTTTGAAATTATCGCACACCTTCAGAAACGCGAAGGCATCCGTTTTGAAGTGCGTACCGTGCGTTGA
- a CDS encoding antibiotic biosynthesis monooxygenase encodes MFIVHVFVHLKPEFVEAFKQATIENARNSVKESGITRFDVLQQGDDSTQFLLVEVYRTKNDPAKHKETAHYKTWRDKVEQMMANPRSSVTYGNVFPDEQGW; translated from the coding sequence ATGTTCATTGTCCATGTTTTCGTTCATCTCAAACCTGAGTTTGTGGAGGCATTCAAACAGGCCACCATTGAAAACGCCCGCAATAGCGTCAAAGAATCGGGGATCACCCGTTTTGACGTGTTGCAGCAAGGGGATGATTCGACCCAATTCTTGCTGGTGGAAGTATATCGCACAAAAAATGACCCAGCCAAACACAAGGAAACCGCCCATTACAAAACATGGCGTGATAAGGTGGAACAGATGATGGCTAACCCTCGCAGCAGCGTCACATACGGCAACGTTTTTCCTGATGAGCAAGGTTGGTAA
- a CDS encoding iron-containing alcohol dehydrogenase, whose translation MSKVGNAMRFEFATATRIVFGSGVVHEVGKISAGMGKRVLVVTGKTVSRAALLLDILTEAGIETVTFQVAGEPTIDLVRIGIEQAQAANCDMVIGFGGGSPLDAGKAIAGLLTNPGQLMDFLEIIGCGKQLKKPAAPYIAIPTTAGTGTEVTRNAVLTSPAHKAKVSLRSPLLLPQVALVDPELTYTLPPEITASTGLDAFTQVLEPFVCSKTNPLIDALCREGLQRAARSLRQVCEHGEDKGAREDLALVSLFGGLALANAGLGAVHGFAAAIGGMLPAPHGAVCAKLLPYVMATNVRALKERQPYCAALHRYQEIARILTGKANVSAIDGVMWVQELCSTLHIAPLASYGMGAADIPTVIEKAAQASSMKANPVPLTRQEMRTILEEAM comes from the coding sequence ATGAGCAAGGTTGGTAATGCGATGCGGTTCGAATTTGCAACCGCTACGCGGATCGTGTTCGGCTCCGGTGTCGTGCATGAAGTTGGGAAGATATCCGCCGGAATGGGCAAACGCGTTCTTGTTGTCACCGGCAAAACGGTTTCTCGCGCTGCCTTGTTGCTGGACATTTTAACAGAAGCCGGAATTGAAACCGTGACTTTTCAAGTCGCCGGGGAACCGACAATTGACCTGGTGCGGATTGGGATCGAGCAGGCACAGGCAGCCAACTGTGACATGGTGATCGGTTTTGGGGGTGGAAGTCCGTTGGATGCTGGCAAAGCCATTGCCGGGTTGCTGACGAATCCAGGCCAGTTGATGGATTTTCTGGAAATCATTGGTTGCGGCAAGCAACTGAAAAAGCCGGCTGCACCGTACATCGCAATCCCCACAACGGCTGGCACCGGTACGGAAGTCACGCGAAACGCGGTCTTAACCTCCCCGGCGCACAAGGCAAAAGTCAGTTTGCGAAGTCCACTGCTGCTGCCTCAAGTGGCATTGGTTGATCCGGAACTGACCTACACGCTGCCGCCCGAGATTACCGCAAGCACCGGTTTGGATGCCTTCACGCAGGTATTGGAGCCGTTTGTTTGCAGTAAGACGAATCCGCTTATTGACGCTCTCTGCCGGGAGGGGTTGCAAAGGGCAGCGCGGTCGTTGCGGCAAGTCTGCGAACATGGCGAGGATAAAGGGGCGCGGGAAGATTTGGCGCTTGTGAGCCTGTTTGGCGGATTGGCGTTGGCCAATGCTGGATTGGGAGCGGTACATGGTTTTGCCGCTGCGATTGGCGGCATGCTCCCTGCCCCCCACGGCGCGGTCTGCGCAAAGCTGCTGCCATATGTCATGGCAACGAATGTCCGGGCATTAAAGGAGCGTCAGCCTTACTGCGCCGCGTTGCATCGCTATCAGGAGATCGCCCGGATCCTGACCGGAAAGGCAAACGTAAGTGCCATTGATGGCGTGATGTGGGTCCAGGAATTGTGCTCGACCCTTCATATTGCGCCGCTTGCCAGCTATGGCATGGGTGCGGCAGATATTCCGACGGTTATTGAAAAAGCCGCCCAGGCCAGCAGCATGAAAGCCAACCCGGTTCCGCTGACGCGCCAAGAAATGCGGACTATTTTGGAAGAGGCGATGTGA
- a CDS encoding Rid family detoxifying hydrolase, giving the protein MKRFIIYASLLVLAAGSASCGDSNASEATVKRVIFTPDAPEPIGPYSQGILFGCTLYCSGQIGIDPHTGGLVQGGTGAETDQTLLNLGAILRAANMDYEDVVSVTVFLKNLDEYPDMNEVYARYFGVDPPARKALEVGRIPQNAGVEISLIAMKQG; this is encoded by the coding sequence ATGAAACGATTCATAATTTATGCGTCACTATTGGTGTTGGCTGCGGGGTCTGCATCCTGTGGAGACAGCAATGCCTCGGAAGCAACTGTAAAAAGAGTTATATTTACACCTGATGCTCCTGAACCCATAGGCCCTTACAGCCAAGGGATACTCTTTGGGTGCACGCTCTATTGTTCCGGGCAGATAGGTATCGATCCCCATACAGGAGGGTTGGTTCAAGGGGGGACGGGAGCGGAGACAGATCAGACGCTTTTAAATCTCGGAGCCATACTCCGGGCGGCAAACATGGACTATGAGGATGTGGTTTCTGTTACCGTATTTCTAAAGAACTTGGATGAATATCCAGATATGAACGAGGTTTACGCCAGATATTTTGGCGTTGATCCTCCGGCCAGAAAGGCGTTGGAGGTGGGTCGGATACCTCAAAATGCAGGTGTTGAAATCTCCCTTATTGCCATGAAGCAAGGATAA